From Saccharothrix espanaensis DSM 44229, the proteins below share one genomic window:
- a CDS encoding NUDIX hydrolase, whose amino-acid sequence MTEIIRKLRVAAYAVIVDDDRILLSRWLGPERPRWILPGGGIDHGEDPYDAVIREVFEETGYRAEVQRLLGIQSARGPLNLDGDDLDYHRLRVLYEAKVVGGELTFEVGGSTDRAAWVPLADVPALDHVESVDAGLELYRNRPANGRPTGLG is encoded by the coding sequence ATGACTGAGATCATCCGGAAGCTCCGGGTTGCGGCCTACGCAGTGATCGTCGATGACGACCGCATCTTGCTCTCCCGGTGGCTGGGGCCGGAGCGCCCGCGGTGGATCCTGCCCGGCGGCGGGATCGACCACGGGGAGGATCCGTACGACGCCGTGATCCGTGAGGTGTTCGAGGAGACCGGGTACCGGGCCGAGGTTCAACGGCTGCTCGGCATCCAGAGCGCGCGCGGTCCGCTCAACCTCGACGGCGACGATCTGGACTACCACCGGCTCCGAGTCCTGTACGAGGCGAAGGTGGTCGGCGGCGAGTTGACGTTCGAGGTCGGTGGTTCGACGGACCGGGCGGCCTGGGTGCCGCTCGCCGACGTGCCCGCTCTCGACCACGTCGAGTCGGTGGACGCCGGGCTGGAGTTGTACCGGAACCGGCCGGCGAACGGGCGGCCGACCGGTCTGGGCTAG
- a CDS encoding Jag family protein, with translation MSETLQATDVDVPEAEAPQARSGSPEDLLVQEGDIAGDYLERLLDLLDYDGDIDLDVEAGRAIVSIDGGDDLEKLVGPRGTVLESLQELTRLAVQQETGVRSRLMLDVAGWRAGRRAELAELGKSTAEKVVASGEKVRLHPMTPFERKVVHDAVATVAGVHSESEGEEPQRRVVVLPKP, from the coding sequence GTGTCGGAGACGTTGCAGGCGACCGACGTGGACGTGCCCGAGGCCGAGGCCCCGCAGGCGCGGTCGGGGAGTCCGGAGGACCTGCTCGTCCAGGAGGGCGACATCGCCGGTGACTACCTGGAGCGGCTGCTCGACCTGCTCGACTACGACGGTGACATCGACCTCGACGTCGAGGCGGGTCGGGCCATCGTGAGCATCGACGGTGGCGACGACCTGGAGAAGCTGGTCGGTCCGCGCGGCACGGTCCTGGAGTCGCTGCAGGAGCTCACCCGGCTGGCCGTCCAGCAGGAGACCGGCGTGCGCAGCCGGCTCATGCTGGACGTCGCGGGGTGGCGGGCCGGGCGTCGGGCCGAGCTGGCCGAGCTCGGCAAGTCGACCGCCGAGAAGGTGGTGGCGAGCGGGGAGAAGGTGCGGCTGCACCCGATGACCCCGTTCGAGCGCAAGGTCGTGCACGACGCCGTCGCGACGGTGGCGGGCGTGCACAGCGAGAGCGAGGGCGAGGAGCCGCAGCGCCGAGTCGTGGTGCTGCCCAAGCCCTGA